From one Phycisphaerae bacterium genomic stretch:
- a CDS encoding mandelate racemase, with translation MRSAPQDTRRESDFPIVDRLRIWVCTVPTDAPESDGTLQWDSTTVILLALRAGNREGIGYTYTHAAAASLIQDKLAAYLLGSNPDCIPESWYNMRIAVRNLGQPGLAASAISAVDNALWDLKAKLLDLSVSQLWGSFRASASIYGSGGFTSYSHAQLSEQLNGWVSQGARAVKIKVGRSPEHDPSRVAAARQAIGDTVRLFVDANGAYESKQALELGAVFAEKSNVSWFEEPVTSDALETLRFIRGRLPLGMELSAGEYGYTPAYFRKMLENGAVDVLQADATRCLGCTGFFHVASLCEAFHVPLSAHTAPALHLHLACAAPAVRNIEWFHDHVRIEQMLFDGAPRLVDGAVKPDSSRPGFGLDLKPDMLRRFQSRESVTVEYSA, from the coding sequence ATGAGATCGGCGCCCCAGGACACACGTCGGGAATCTGATTTCCCGATAGTAGACCGTTTGCGGATCTGGGTCTGCACGGTCCCAACCGACGCGCCTGAATCCGACGGGACACTCCAATGGGACTCGACAACGGTCATTCTTCTAGCCCTGCGCGCCGGCAACCGTGAAGGTATCGGGTATACGTACACGCATGCGGCCGCAGCGAGCTTGATTCAAGATAAGCTGGCTGCATACCTCCTGGGCTCGAATCCTGATTGCATTCCCGAGTCGTGGTACAATATGCGTATCGCAGTGCGCAATCTCGGTCAGCCGGGTCTCGCCGCTTCGGCCATCTCGGCCGTCGATAATGCGCTGTGGGACCTGAAGGCGAAATTACTGGACCTATCTGTTTCGCAGCTATGGGGCTCCTTCCGCGCATCTGCTTCCATCTACGGGAGCGGCGGCTTCACATCATATTCTCATGCGCAATTAAGCGAACAATTGAACGGATGGGTCTCCCAAGGCGCACGTGCAGTGAAAATCAAAGTCGGCCGGTCTCCCGAACACGATCCGTCACGCGTCGCAGCGGCGCGCCAGGCAATCGGAGACACGGTGCGACTCTTTGTCGACGCTAATGGAGCCTACGAAAGCAAACAGGCCTTGGAGCTCGGTGCCGTTTTCGCCGAAAAGAGTAACGTGAGTTGGTTCGAGGAGCCGGTAACATCCGATGCTTTGGAAACCCTGAGGTTCATTCGGGGCCGTTTACCTTTGGGAATGGAGCTCTCTGCCGGCGAGTACGGATACACACCCGCGTATTTTCGAAAGATGCTGGAGAACGGTGCGGTCGACGTCCTGCAGGCTGACGCCACACGCTGCCTGGGGTGCACGGGATTCTTTCATGTTGCGTCATTATGCGAGGCATTCCACGTTCCGCTTTCCGCGCATACCGCACCTGCTCTTCATCTTCACTTGGCATGCGCAGCCCCGGCCGTGCGAAACATAGAGTGGTTCCACGACCATGTGCGCATTGAGCAAATGTTGTTTGATGGCGCACCCCGGCTGGTGGACGGGGCAGTCAAGCCCGATTCGTCCCGTCCCGGCTTCGGACTTGATCTCAAACCGGATATGCTCCGTCGATTTCAATCACGCGAGTCTGTAACAGTTGAGTACAGTGCATGA
- the ctaD gene encoding cytochrome c oxidase subunit I, producing the protein MTAAAADPMQSFIRSRWGWRDWLLTTDHKRIALLYLLSITGFFFIGGAAASLVRLELLTPKADLLGEEIYNRSFTLHGIIMVWFFLIPSIPAVFGNFLVPLMIGARDLAFPRLNLASWYIFIAGGLIVLSAIIWGGVDTGWTFYTPYSTTYANSAVVLVIAGIVVAGFSSILTGLNFIVTIHTMRAPGMGWMRLPLFVWSTYATSIILVLATPVLAIVTILVAIERIWTVGIFNPDLGGDPLLFQHLFWFYSHPAVYIMVLPSMGVVSEIIPCFARKPIFGYHFIAFSSIAIAVLGFLVWGHHMFVSGQSIYASLIFSILSFLVAIPSAIKVFNWTATLHKGTIHFRTPMLYALGFVGLFVLGGLTGLLLAATAVDIHVHDTYFIVAHFHYIMVGGAVMGYLAAVHFWWPKLSGRRYHEGLGIFSAILLFVGFNLTFFPQFILGYEGMPRRTASYAEEFQLLNVLSTAGASILGVGYVLPLIYLLWTLRKAPDAGPNPWGATGLEWSVSSPPPQENFAETPVITGPPYAYDTMSDPMNQEYVHG; encoded by the coding sequence ATGACGGCCGCTGCGGCAGACCCAATGCAGAGCTTCATTCGTTCCAGATGGGGATGGCGCGATTGGCTCCTGACCACTGACCACAAGCGCATTGCGCTACTCTACTTGCTCTCGATTACGGGTTTCTTCTTTATTGGTGGTGCGGCCGCATCCCTCGTACGTCTCGAACTCCTGACGCCCAAGGCTGATCTCCTCGGCGAAGAGATCTACAATCGCTCCTTCACGCTGCATGGCATCATCATGGTCTGGTTCTTTCTCATTCCGTCCATTCCCGCGGTCTTCGGCAATTTCCTCGTTCCGCTCATGATCGGGGCACGCGATCTCGCATTTCCGCGTCTCAACCTGGCGAGTTGGTATATCTTCATCGCGGGCGGATTGATCGTCCTCTCGGCCATTATCTGGGGCGGCGTTGACACAGGGTGGACCTTCTACACCCCCTACAGCACGACGTACGCGAACAGCGCGGTCGTGCTCGTTATCGCCGGGATTGTCGTGGCAGGCTTTAGCTCCATTCTCACCGGGCTGAACTTCATCGTCACAATCCATACGATGCGCGCTCCCGGTATGGGCTGGATGCGGCTTCCTCTCTTTGTGTGGTCGACCTACGCGACAAGCATCATCCTCGTGCTCGCCACGCCGGTACTGGCGATTGTCACGATACTGGTCGCGATTGAGCGCATTTGGACCGTTGGAATATTCAACCCCGATCTTGGCGGCGACCCTCTCCTCTTCCAGCATCTCTTCTGGTTTTACTCTCATCCCGCCGTCTACATTATGGTGTTGCCGAGTATGGGTGTCGTCAGCGAGATCATTCCATGCTTCGCGCGCAAGCCCATTTTTGGCTACCACTTTATTGCCTTTTCTTCGATCGCCATCGCCGTTCTCGGGTTCCTCGTGTGGGGACACCATATGTTCGTGAGCGGACAGAGCATTTACGCTTCTCTCATATTCTCAATATTGTCCTTCCTCGTGGCCATACCGTCCGCGATCAAGGTCTTTAATTGGACGGCGACGCTCCACAAGGGAACGATCCACTTTCGTACGCCGATGCTCTATGCTCTGGGATTTGTGGGTCTGTTCGTTCTGGGTGGACTGACTGGACTGCTTCTCGCCGCCACGGCCGTAGACATCCACGTACACGACACCTATTTTATCGTCGCGCATTTTCACTATATCATGGTCGGCGGCGCCGTGATGGGCTATCTGGCGGCAGTACATTTCTGGTGGCCCAAGCTTAGCGGTCGACGCTACCACGAAGGACTGGGCATCTTCAGCGCCATTCTACTCTTCGTTGGCTTTAACCTCACGTTCTTTCCGCAGTTTATTCTCGGCTACGAGGGAATGCCGCGGCGCACAGCCTCATACGCTGAGGAGTTCCAGTTATTGAATGTGCTCTCGACCGCCGGGGCCTCGATTCTCGGCGTTGGTTATGTACTTCCTCTGATCTATCTCCTATGGACGCTGCGCAAGGCACCCGACGCAGGGCCAAACCCCTGGGGAGCTACTGGCCTTGAATGGTCGGTCTCGTCTCCGCCTCCCCAGGAAAACTTCGCTGAGACGCCCGTCATTACGGGCCCGCCCTACGCATATGACACAATGAGTGATCCCATGAATCAGGAGTATGTGCATGGCTGA
- a CDS encoding FAD-binding protein translates to MNLLRTESGKSSLAASEIDRTGLAERLRRNIAGEVRFDDGSRAIYSTDASNYRHIPIGVVIPRSTDDVVATVAVAREFGAPILARGGGTSLAGQCCNVAVVMDMSKHVNRVLEVNAREKWARVEPGVVLDQLRVPIQRQHGLTFGPDPATHTHCTLGGMIGNNSCGVHSVQAGRTSDNIHELDVLTYDGTRLQVGETPEDKLARMIGSNGRTGEIYSGLQRLRDENLQRIRTRFPQIPRRVSGYNLPDLLPERGFHLARALVGSEATCVTVLEAKVRLVHWPKRRALVVLGYDDVFAAASHLSEVLEHQPVALEGIDDKLVHYMRVKHLHEKDIHLLPDGKGWLLVEMGGESRDEAESRAHDLMNALRRSKDTPAMKLYDSTEEVERIWEIRESGLGATAHVPGMHDTWPGWEDAAVPPVRLADYLRDFRSLLNEFKYEAALYGHFGDGCVHCRIDFDLESEQGKERYRAFTSRAADLVVQYGGSLSGEHGDGQSRADLLEKMYGPELIDAFRDFKRIWDPDGKMNPGKVVDPNSRTADLRVTPPLDDLQVRTHFQFPDDDGSFASSTLRCVGVGKCRRTHDAFMCPSFVATRDEKDSTRGRARALFEMLHGESIHDGWQSRDVHDTLDLCLGCKGCKKECPVDVDMATYKAEFLSHYYDGRRRPLSHHVMGKVERFARLGSRFPGVANFLSNTWPFGPLAKRITGVASARRLPRLARESFSRWFEKRPDQRKQGEPLVLFPDAFNNYFFPGTLKAAVAVFERMGYCVQVPGGGIPAIRPLIHYGFLQDAKKRLAPAVAYLDDFARQGIPIIGMEPSEVSVFRDELRGLYPDNDSTERLRKGVKLFSEFLDETEVEFPQLSRKAVFHGHCHQKAVLRSEAARNVLRRIGLEFIEPEVGCCGMAGSFGYERSHYDVSMSVARQNLIPRIREAGSDTLIIADGFSCREQIRHGTGRNALHLAEVVARSLQEQAGGRP, encoded by the coding sequence ATGAATCTTCTACGCACGGAATCGGGGAAAAGCTCGCTCGCGGCCTCGGAGATCGACCGCACCGGACTAGCCGAGAGGCTTCGCCGCAACATTGCGGGTGAGGTACGCTTCGACGATGGAAGCCGGGCGATCTACTCCACGGATGCTTCCAACTACCGACATATCCCCATTGGCGTCGTGATTCCCCGTTCGACTGATGATGTTGTTGCCACAGTGGCGGTTGCGCGCGAGTTTGGTGCCCCCATCCTTGCGCGGGGGGGTGGCACAAGTCTTGCGGGGCAGTGTTGCAATGTAGCCGTCGTTATGGATATGAGTAAGCACGTCAACCGCGTGCTGGAAGTAAATGCACGCGAAAAATGGGCACGCGTTGAACCTGGCGTCGTGCTCGATCAGCTTCGCGTACCGATCCAAAGGCAACATGGGCTTACATTTGGTCCAGATCCAGCTACGCATACCCACTGCACGTTAGGGGGTATGATCGGCAACAACTCCTGCGGCGTCCATTCCGTTCAAGCGGGACGCACCTCGGACAATATCCACGAGTTGGATGTGCTGACGTACGATGGAACGCGCCTGCAAGTCGGAGAAACCCCCGAGGACAAGCTGGCCCGCATGATTGGCAGCAACGGTCGTACAGGCGAAATCTATAGCGGACTCCAGCGACTGCGGGACGAGAACCTGCAGCGAATTCGGACCCGTTTTCCGCAGATTCCGCGCCGCGTTTCCGGATACAATCTTCCGGATCTGCTTCCGGAACGGGGCTTCCATCTTGCGCGGGCGCTGGTCGGATCAGAAGCAACGTGCGTCACCGTTCTCGAAGCCAAAGTGCGCCTTGTTCATTGGCCCAAGAGGCGTGCGCTCGTCGTTCTCGGGTATGACGACGTATTCGCGGCCGCCTCACACCTTTCTGAGGTCCTCGAGCATCAGCCCGTCGCCCTCGAGGGAATCGACGACAAGCTCGTTCACTACATGCGCGTCAAACACCTTCACGAGAAAGACATACATCTCTTGCCCGACGGGAAAGGCTGGCTGCTGGTGGAAATGGGAGGGGAGAGCAGAGATGAAGCAGAGAGCCGTGCACATGATCTCATGAACGCTCTCCGTCGGAGCAAAGACACGCCGGCCATGAAGTTGTACGACAGCACGGAGGAAGTTGAGCGGATCTGGGAAATTCGCGAGTCCGGGCTGGGCGCGACTGCGCATGTTCCGGGGATGCACGACACATGGCCTGGCTGGGAGGACGCTGCCGTGCCTCCAGTGCGGCTCGCCGATTATCTCCGAGACTTCCGATCGCTTCTGAACGAATTCAAGTATGAAGCGGCGCTCTATGGCCATTTCGGGGACGGCTGCGTTCATTGCCGCATCGATTTCGATCTTGAATCCGAGCAAGGCAAAGAGCGATACCGTGCATTCACAAGCCGCGCGGCTGATCTCGTGGTTCAATATGGCGGCTCGCTCTCCGGAGAACACGGAGACGGACAATCGCGGGCCGACTTGCTCGAGAAAATGTACGGACCGGAACTCATCGATGCATTTCGGGATTTCAAGCGTATCTGGGATCCCGATGGCAAGATGAACCCCGGAAAGGTTGTCGACCCCAACTCCCGCACCGCTGACCTGCGGGTCACACCGCCCCTCGATGATCTGCAAGTGCGGACGCATTTCCAATTCCCCGATGATGACGGGAGCTTCGCCTCATCGACACTGCGATGCGTGGGCGTCGGGAAGTGCCGCCGAACGCACGATGCCTTCATGTGCCCCAGCTTCGTGGCGACGCGCGACGAGAAGGACTCGACGCGTGGCCGGGCTCGAGCACTCTTTGAAATGCTCCACGGCGAGAGCATTCACGACGGCTGGCAAAGCAGGGACGTGCATGACACGCTCGATCTCTGTCTGGGCTGCAAGGGCTGCAAGAAGGAATGCCCCGTTGACGTGGACATGGCGACCTATAAAGCGGAGTTCCTTTCGCACTACTACGACGGCCGCCGGCGCCCCCTGTCACACCACGTGATGGGAAAAGTGGAGCGCTTTGCGCGGCTCGGGTCCCGTTTCCCGGGCGTGGCCAATTTCCTTTCAAATACGTGGCCCTTCGGCCCACTCGCGAAGCGGATTACGGGGGTAGCATCTGCTAGACGTCTACCCAGGCTCGCCAGGGAGTCGTTTAGCAGGTGGTTCGAGAAGCGGCCTGATCAGAGGAAACAAGGTGAACCGCTCGTACTCTTCCCAGATGCCTTCAATAACTACTTTTTTCCTGGCACACTCAAGGCGGCGGTTGCGGTATTCGAGCGCATGGGCTATTGCGTTCAGGTACCAGGTGGCGGGATCCCGGCGATTCGTCCGCTGATACACTACGGTTTCCTGCAGGACGCCAAGAAACGACTCGCTCCCGCAGTAGCGTATCTCGATGATTTCGCTCGTCAGGGAATTCCCATCATCGGGATGGAGCCCAGCGAGGTCTCCGTATTTCGGGACGAGCTCCGGGGGCTCTATCCCGACAACGATTCGACCGAACGCCTCCGCAAAGGCGTCAAACTCTTCAGTGAGTTCCTGGACGAAACCGAGGTGGAATTTCCTCAGCTGTCACGTAAAGCCGTCTTTCATGGCCACTGTCACCAGAAGGCCGTTCTTCGATCGGAAGCAGCACGGAACGTATTGCGGCGCATCGGCCTCGAATTCATTGAGCCGGAAGTCGGCTGCTGTGGTATGGCCGGTTCATTCGGATACGAGCGATCGCACTACGATGTTTCCATGTCAGTTGCTCGACAAAACCTGATTCCTCGGATCCGCGAAGCTGGCTCTGACA
- a CDS encoding thiamine pyrophosphate-requiring protein, translating into MAKTVSDYLIDRLYEWGIHRIYGYPGDGINGIMGALLRAGEKMQFIQTRHEEMAAFMACAHAKFTGDIGVCMATSGPGAIHLLNGLYDARMDHQPVLAIVGQQASTALGSEYQQEVDLGTLYKDVASSFVHTVSSPVQMRHIVDRAVRISTADSTVTCIIIPNDIQEEPAVEAPPRKHGVVFSGSGYSKPRIIPKDSDLKRAADVLNAGKKVAMLIGAGAISAADEVMETAEILGAGIAKALLGKAALPDELPYVTGAIGLLGTKPSWVLMNECDSLLVVGSNFPYSEFLPKAGSARGVQIDIKARNLSARYPMEVNLHGEAKETLQALIPLLHRKEDRSWQEQVRNGVEEWWKVLEARAKNEADPINPQLLFWELSPKLPDNCIITCDSGTAANWFARDLKVRSGMLASLSGNLATMCPGVPYAIAAKFCFPDRVAVALVGDGAMQMLGNNGLITISKYWKEWDDPRLIICVLNNHDLSQVTWEQRVLAGDPKFEASQNIPDFPYAKYAQDLGLHGVRVEKPEAISGAWDEVFSADRPAVLDVRTDANVPPLPPHISFKQARMYLSSILKGDPDKAGMIKQSFKDLVESWTP; encoded by the coding sequence ATGGCGAAGACGGTGAGCGATTACCTGATAGACAGACTATACGAGTGGGGCATCCATCGCATTTATGGATACCCCGGCGATGGCATCAACGGCATCATGGGCGCGCTGTTGCGTGCCGGAGAAAAAATGCAATTCATACAGACCCGCCATGAAGAGATGGCCGCATTCATGGCATGCGCCCATGCCAAGTTTACCGGGGATATTGGCGTATGTATGGCAACTTCCGGGCCGGGGGCAATCCACTTGCTCAACGGACTCTACGATGCCCGCATGGATCATCAGCCGGTTCTGGCGATTGTCGGGCAGCAGGCGTCGACGGCACTCGGCAGCGAGTATCAACAGGAAGTCGACCTCGGCACGCTGTACAAGGACGTGGCCTCGAGTTTCGTCCACACGGTTTCCTCCCCCGTGCAGATGCGGCACATTGTCGATCGCGCAGTCCGCATCAGCACCGCGGACAGCACCGTGACGTGCATTATCATTCCGAACGATATACAGGAAGAACCCGCGGTCGAGGCCCCTCCGCGAAAGCACGGTGTGGTCTTCTCTGGTTCGGGCTATTCGAAGCCGCGTATCATTCCCAAAGACAGCGACTTGAAGCGGGCTGCGGATGTTCTGAATGCCGGAAAAAAGGTAGCGATGCTCATTGGTGCCGGAGCCATCAGCGCGGCCGACGAAGTGATGGAGACCGCCGAAATCCTCGGTGCAGGAATAGCGAAAGCCCTCCTCGGAAAGGCGGCCCTGCCGGACGAGTTGCCATACGTCACCGGAGCGATAGGTCTGCTGGGGACCAAACCCAGCTGGGTCCTCATGAACGAGTGTGATTCGCTACTCGTCGTCGGTTCCAATTTTCCTTATTCCGAGTTTTTGCCGAAAGCCGGGTCCGCGCGGGGTGTACAGATCGACATCAAGGCGCGCAACCTGTCTGCCCGTTACCCGATGGAGGTCAATCTGCACGGCGAGGCAAAGGAGACGCTCCAGGCACTTATCCCTCTACTGCATCGCAAGGAGGATCGATCGTGGCAGGAGCAGGTCCGCAACGGTGTCGAGGAGTGGTGGAAGGTCCTCGAAGCGCGGGCAAAGAACGAAGCGGATCCGATTAATCCGCAGCTCCTTTTTTGGGAGCTCTCGCCAAAGCTGCCTGATAACTGCATTATCACATGCGATTCCGGAACGGCCGCCAATTGGTTCGCTCGCGACCTTAAGGTTCGTAGCGGCATGCTCGCGTCGCTCTCCGGGAATCTCGCCACGATGTGTCCTGGCGTTCCCTATGCGATCGCGGCCAAATTCTGCTTCCCGGATCGCGTCGCTGTTGCCCTGGTAGGCGACGGGGCGATGCAGATGCTGGGCAATAACGGGCTCATTACGATCTCGAAGTACTGGAAGGAATGGGACGATCCCCGCCTGATCATCTGCGTCCTTAACAACCATGATCTCAGCCAGGTTACGTGGGAGCAGCGCGTGCTCGCAGGCGACCCAAAATTTGAGGCCTCACAGAACATACCGGACTTCCCTTACGCGAAATACGCACAGGATCTGGGCCTGCACGGCGTGCGGGTTGAGAAACCGGAGGCGATTTCCGGTGCATGGGACGAGGTGTTTTCCGCCGACCGCCCCGCGGTTCTCGATGTCCGCACCGATGCGAACGTTCCTCCACTGCCCCCTCACATCAGCTTCAAGCAGGCCCGGATGTACTTGTCGTCCATACTAAAAGGCGATCCCGACAAGGCCGGAATGATCAAACAATCATTCAAAGACCTCGTGGAAAGCTGGACCCCCTGA
- a CDS encoding sensory rhodopsin transducer — MQSDIGSCRWAIPEGYIPAWSNGPKPELESHGTACILNASEKDARVHITIFYADRDPVAGYEIIVPARRTRHVRFNELCQPEEIPRGTDFASVIESDVPIVVQHTRLDSRQPDTALLSTMAFPS, encoded by the coding sequence ATGCAAAGCGACATAGGATCATGCCGGTGGGCTATCCCCGAAGGCTACATTCCAGCATGGAGCAATGGGCCGAAGCCGGAACTGGAGAGCCACGGCACTGCCTGTATTCTCAACGCTTCCGAGAAGGATGCACGAGTTCACATCACCATTTTCTACGCGGACCGCGACCCTGTGGCCGGCTATGAAATCATCGTACCGGCCAGGCGAACAAGGCATGTGCGTTTTAACGAGCTTTGCCAGCCGGAAGAGATTCCTCGAGGCACGGACTTCGCGTCCGTAATCGAATCGGACGTGCCGATCGTTGTGCAGCATACGCGGCTGGATTCGCGACAACCGGACACAGCGCTCTTGAGCACCATGGCGTTTCCATCGTGA
- a CDS encoding cytochrome C oxidase subunit IV family protein, with amino-acid sequence MQTGPTPAKYIRTAVALLALLIVTVAISYAPLGVLGLVIALGIAVAKSSLVGAYFMHVRYGPPIVRVFAIAGLIWLSLLFWLTLNDYLTRA; translated from the coding sequence ATGCAAACGGGTCCGACACCAGCTAAGTACATTCGCACGGCTGTAGCACTCTTGGCTCTGCTGATTGTGACGGTCGCCATCTCGTACGCGCCGCTCGGAGTGCTCGGCTTGGTCATTGCGCTGGGAATCGCCGTAGCGAAATCAAGCCTCGTTGGCGCCTACTTCATGCATGTGCGGTACGGCCCGCCGATCGTTCGCGTCTTCGCCATTGCCGGATTGATCTGGCTGAGCCTTCTGTTCTGGCTCACACTGAATGACTATCTCACCCGCGCGTGA
- the coxB gene encoding cytochrome c oxidase subunit II — protein sequence MLPERAAEGAREVDAVFLSLIAMALFFVLLVGLLILRFSIKYRAGSRADRSGRVQKTWRWEVTWTIIPGLIGLAIFIWSGWVFFDVTQPPRNARTIYVVGKQWMWKIQHPDGPEEINELHLARGQPVKLLLRSQDVIHSFYIPAFRVKQDALPGRYTSMWFTPNKTGAFHLFCAEYCGTEHSQMRGTVYVMEPEAFQLWRSSASPKDKAPNMPGTPGAPLAITGQGTFFDFGCNACHTPSARVIAPQLDGLFGQQIRLRDGSLITADEQYIRESILDPNAKIAAGYAYPSLMPTYKGQISESEMRDLIQFIQDLRDGWPGKGETP from the coding sequence ATGCTGCCCGAGCGCGCAGCCGAAGGGGCTCGAGAAGTGGATGCCGTCTTCCTCAGCCTGATCGCTATGGCGCTGTTCTTTGTACTCCTTGTCGGCCTCCTGATTCTCCGGTTCTCCATCAAGTACCGTGCTGGTTCCAGGGCAGACCGCAGCGGACGCGTCCAAAAAACCTGGCGGTGGGAAGTCACGTGGACGATCATTCCAGGCCTGATCGGGCTGGCCATATTTATCTGGTCCGGGTGGGTGTTCTTCGACGTGACGCAGCCTCCCCGCAACGCTCGTACGATCTACGTTGTGGGCAAGCAGTGGATGTGGAAGATCCAGCATCCCGACGGACCGGAGGAGATCAACGAATTGCACCTGGCCCGCGGGCAGCCGGTCAAGCTTCTTCTCCGGTCCCAGGACGTCATACACAGCTTCTATATACCTGCATTTCGCGTGAAGCAGGACGCCCTTCCAGGACGCTACACGTCGATGTGGTTCACGCCGAATAAGACCGGCGCCTTCCATCTTTTCTGCGCTGAATATTGCGGGACAGAGCACTCGCAAATGCGCGGAACTGTATATGTAATGGAGCCTGAGGCTTTTCAACTGTGGCGCAGCAGCGCGTCGCCGAAAGACAAGGCACCCAATATGCCCGGAACTCCAGGTGCGCCGCTTGCGATCACCGGACAAGGAACCTTCTTTGATTTCGGCTGCAACGCATGCCATACGCCGTCCGCCCGCGTGATCGCCCCACAACTGGACGGTCTCTTCGGTCAGCAGATCCGCTTGCGCGATGGCTCGCTTATTACTGCCGACGAACAGTACATTCGCGAGTCCATTCTCGATCCGAACGCAAAGATCGCGGCGGGCTACGCCTACCCGTCGCTCATGCCGACCTACAAGGGACAGATCTCCGAAAGCGAGATGCGCGATCTGATCCAATTCATCCAGGACCTCCGCGATGGCTGGCCGGGAAAAGGAGAAACACCATGA
- a CDS encoding cytochrome c oxidase subunit 3, with protein sequence MAERGVARQFDDSGQKHAAATLGMWIFLAGEILFFGGMFIGYTVYRIRYPNAFHVGSEHLYLWIAVANTAILLTSSLFVALAHHAAGTDDSHKSQRLLSWTIALGLAFLVLKGLEYYLDYQERIVPVLAFDESAIEGAEASNVQLFLIFYFIMTGIHAVHVTVGVAVWTVLVLMIRRARSVVGYRNIVEMAGLYWHFVDVVWLFLLPLLYLLGAS encoded by the coding sequence ATGGCTGAACGGGGCGTAGCGCGACAATTTGACGATTCCGGCCAGAAGCACGCCGCGGCTACGCTCGGTATGTGGATCTTCCTCGCCGGCGAGATCCTCTTCTTCGGAGGCATGTTCATCGGCTATACGGTATACCGCATACGGTATCCGAACGCCTTTCATGTGGGAAGTGAACATCTCTACTTGTGGATTGCGGTGGCCAATACGGCGATTCTGTTGACCAGCAGCCTGTTTGTTGCTCTTGCACACCACGCCGCTGGCACGGATGATTCGCACAAATCACAGCGGCTTCTCTCGTGGACCATCGCGTTGGGGCTAGCCTTTCTGGTCCTGAAGGGTTTGGAGTACTACCTCGATTATCAAGAGAGAATCGTTCCCGTTCTTGCCTTTGACGAAAGCGCGATTGAGGGCGCCGAGGCTTCGAATGTACAGCTCTTCCTCATTTTCTACTTCATCATGACTGGGATTCACGCGGTTCACGTAACCGTGGGCGTGGCCGTCTGGACCGTTCTCGTGCTCATGATACGGAGGGCACGCTCGGTAGTCGGTTACCGGAATATCGTCGAAATGGCTGGGCTCTACTGGCATTTCGTCGATGTTGTCTGGCTGTTCCTGTTGCCGCTACTCTATCTGTTGGGTGCAAGTTGA